A window of Gemmatimonadota bacterium contains these coding sequences:
- a CDS encoding ABC transporter permease, which yields MSLWRRVRRGLADLADRAPRDRDTADEVAHFRDQLIAEGEARGLSREEARRAASLELGGETQLRETVRSHGWERTVASVLEDLRYAWRGLRSDRLFSAVAIGTVAVGIGAATAIVSAVRPVLFDALPYQEPLRVRAIVETAADGGRNPGTFGMYRALEERTRSFADLAVLAGWSPALTGEAAPERLVGQRVSASYFRVLGVTPALGRDLLESDDRSGSAPVAIISHGLWRRHFASDPAVLGRTLRLDDVDVPVVGVMPPGFENAMEPRAEVWTTLRYDLAEGRAWGHHLQTLGRLRGGVSAEAAEAELNTVGASVIADLNPPTYGATPRWSAPSVHDDLTRDVRPAFIAVLVAVGAVLLLAGVNVTNLLLVRGSRRREEFALRAALGASRSRLVRQLTTESLLLAVLGGMLGVALAAAGVRALVAAAPDGLPRVHAIAVDLPTLAVATVLTMVTGILVGVVPAMQHSAQDHLAMDLAAARTTGGRRRTLRSALVASQVALALMLLVGSGLLLRSMQRLFAVSPGFDARGVVTLQLQLSPRRYGDEGSARRFFDAALEAVRNVPGVTEAAFTSQLPMSGDNDAYGVTPESPPERAAPDRRDTFRYAVSPGYLELMGIPLRAGRLLDGQDRTGGLPVVVVNESFARRFMGEGDPIGRRLWIGPTDGQPYTVVGVVGDVKQLSLAGEVPDAVYTTAAQWRFDDLAMSLVVRGTPDAEVLIPAVRQAIWSVDRDQPVGRIATMDALLAATAAERRFILLLFEGFAAAALVLTMAGIYGMMAGLVAERTREIGLRRAVGATGAHVAGLVFRHGARVTGIGIAAGIAAAVLGGRLMRAMLYGVAFVDVITYAAVVLMIAVMAAAACAVPAWRASGIEPGKVLQ from the coding sequence ATGTCGCTCTGGCGGCGGGTGCGGCGCGGGCTCGCCGACCTGGCGGACCGCGCGCCGCGCGACCGGGACACGGCGGACGAGGTCGCGCACTTCCGCGACCAGCTCATCGCGGAAGGGGAGGCGCGCGGACTCTCGCGGGAGGAGGCCCGCCGCGCGGCGTCCCTCGAGCTCGGGGGCGAGACGCAGCTCCGCGAGACGGTGCGGAGCCACGGTTGGGAACGGACGGTCGCGTCCGTCCTGGAGGATCTGCGCTACGCCTGGCGGGGCCTGCGGTCCGACCGCCTCTTCAGCGCGGTGGCGATCGGCACGGTCGCGGTCGGCATCGGCGCCGCGACCGCCATCGTGAGCGCCGTGCGGCCGGTGCTCTTCGACGCGCTGCCGTACCAGGAGCCCCTGCGCGTGCGCGCGATCGTCGAGACCGCGGCCGACGGCGGACGCAACCCCGGCACGTTCGGGATGTACCGCGCGCTCGAGGAGCGGACGAGGTCGTTCGCGGACCTGGCCGTCCTCGCCGGCTGGTCGCCCGCGCTCACCGGCGAGGCGGCGCCCGAACGGCTCGTCGGCCAACGCGTGAGCGCGAGCTACTTCCGCGTCCTCGGGGTCACTCCGGCGCTGGGACGGGATCTGCTCGAGTCGGACGACCGGTCGGGCAGCGCTCCGGTGGCGATCATCAGCCACGGGCTCTGGCGGAGGCACTTCGCGTCCGACCCGGCAGTGCTGGGCCGGACGCTCCGGCTCGACGATGTGGACGTGCCGGTGGTCGGCGTGATGCCGCCCGGCTTCGAGAACGCGATGGAGCCGCGCGCGGAGGTCTGGACGACGCTCCGGTACGACCTCGCCGAGGGACGCGCGTGGGGGCACCATCTCCAGACGCTGGGGCGGCTCCGAGGCGGCGTGAGCGCGGAGGCCGCAGAGGCCGAGCTCAACACGGTCGGTGCGAGCGTGATCGCCGACCTAAACCCGCCCACCTACGGGGCGACACCGCGCTGGTCCGCGCCGTCGGTGCACGATGACCTCACGCGAGACGTCCGACCGGCGTTCATCGCCGTGCTCGTCGCCGTCGGCGCCGTGCTGTTGCTCGCTGGCGTGAACGTCACCAACCTGCTGCTGGTGCGCGGATCGCGCCGGCGCGAGGAGTTCGCGCTGCGCGCGGCCCTCGGCGCGTCGCGATCACGGCTCGTCCGGCAGCTCACCACGGAGAGCCTGCTGCTCGCCGTGCTCGGCGGCATGCTCGGCGTGGCGCTCGCGGCGGCGGGCGTGCGCGCCCTCGTCGCGGCCGCGCCGGACGGACTGCCTCGCGTACACGCGATCGCGGTGGACTTGCCCACGCTCGCGGTGGCGACGGTGTTGACCATGGTCACCGGCATCCTGGTGGGTGTGGTGCCGGCGATGCAGCACTCGGCGCAGGACCATCTCGCCATGGACCTCGCCGCCGCGCGCACCACCGGCGGGCGCCGACGGACGCTCCGCAGCGCGCTGGTCGCGTCGCAGGTCGCGCTCGCGCTCATGCTGCTGGTGGGGAGCGGCCTGCTCCTGCGGTCCATGCAACGCCTGTTCGCCGTCTCACCGGGCTTCGATGCGCGCGGCGTGGTGACGCTGCAGCTGCAGCTCTCGCCGCGGCGGTACGGCGACGAGGGCTCGGCGCGTCGCTTCTTCGATGCGGCGCTCGAGGCGGTGCGGAACGTGCCGGGGGTGACGGAAGCGGCGTTCACGAGCCAGCTGCCGATGAGCGGCGACAACGATGCGTACGGCGTGACGCCGGAGTCCCCGCCGGAGCGCGCCGCGCCGGACCGGCGCGACACCTTCAGGTACGCGGTGAGTCCCGGCTATCTCGAACTCATGGGGATCCCATTGCGCGCGGGTCGTCTCCTGGACGGTCAGGATCGCACGGGCGGCCTGCCGGTCGTGGTGGTGAACGAGTCGTTCGCGCGTCGGTTCATGGGGGAGGGGGATCCGATCGGCCGGCGGCTCTGGATCGGCCCGACCGATGGACAGCCCTACACCGTCGTGGGGGTGGTGGGGGACGTGAAGCAGCTCTCGCTCGCCGGTGAGGTGCCCGACGCCGTCTACACGACGGCCGCGCAATGGCGATTCGACGACCTCGCGATGTCGCTGGTGGTGCGCGGGACGCCCGACGCCGAGGTGCTGATCCCGGCGGTGCGCCAGGCGATCTGGTCGGTGGACCGCGACCAGCCGGTGGGGCGCATCGCGACGATGGACGCACTGCTCGCGGCGACGGCCGCCGAGCGGCGCTTCATCCTGTTGCTGTTCGAGGGGTTCGCGGCGGCGGCGCTCGTGCTGACGATGGCGGGCATCTACGGGATGATGGCCGGGCTGGTCGCGGAGCGGACACGCGAGATCGGGCTGCGCCGCGCGGTGGGAGCGACCGGCGCCCATGTGGCAGGGCTGGTGTTCAGGCATGGCGCCCGCGTGACGGGCATCGGGATCGCGGCGGGGATCGCGGCGGCGGTGCTCGGGGGGCGGCTGATGCGCGCGATGCTCTACGGCGTGGCGTTCGTGGATGTGATCACGTATGCCGCAGTGGTGCTGATGATCGCGGTGATGGCGGCGGCGGCGTGTGCGGTGCCGGCGTGGCGGGCGAGCGGGATCGAGCCCGGCAAGGTGTTGCAATAG
- a CDS encoding cysteine synthase family protein, producing the protein MPPLTPLERLRGLRVLIGNTPLLAIECTNGHGDLRRIYAKAEHSNMTGSIKDRMAYHILRRAIETGELEPGGRIIEATSGNTGISFCAIGRALGHPVTIFMPDWMSAERIAIIRSFGADVRLVSKEEGGFLGSIRLAEELAAATPGSFLPRQFANEQNSEAHYLTTGREIWAQLESERVEPEAFVAGVGTGGTIMGVGRYLRERSPRIKVHPVEPANSPTLTTGHKVGKHRIQGISDEFIPPIVHLEQLDRVIAIDDGDAILMAQKLASELGLGVGISSGANFLAALEAQDELGHDAVVVTIFCDSNKKYLSTDLLRPEPVKPGFRSPHITLQSVRSLNRVCDVCYDPRDPGSIPAGVFQLAQRIERRSAIDRRS; encoded by the coding sequence ATGCCGCCGCTGACCCCTCTCGAGCGCCTCCGCGGGCTCCGCGTCCTCATCGGCAACACGCCGCTCCTCGCCATCGAGTGCACCAACGGCCACGGCGACCTGCGTCGCATCTACGCCAAGGCCGAGCACTCGAACATGACCGGCAGCATCAAGGACCGGATGGCGTACCACATCCTCCGCCGCGCGATCGAGACGGGCGAGCTCGAACCCGGCGGCCGCATCATCGAGGCGACGAGCGGCAACACGGGGATCTCGTTCTGCGCCATCGGGCGCGCGCTCGGGCATCCGGTCACGATCTTCATGCCCGACTGGATGAGCGCCGAACGGATCGCGATCATCCGGTCGTTCGGCGCCGACGTGCGGCTCGTCTCCAAGGAGGAGGGCGGCTTCCTGGGCTCGATCCGGCTCGCCGAGGAGCTCGCGGCGGCGACACCGGGGAGCTTCCTCCCGCGGCAGTTCGCCAACGAGCAGAACTCCGAGGCGCACTACCTCACGACCGGCCGCGAGATCTGGGCGCAGCTCGAGTCCGAGCGCGTGGAGCCCGAGGCGTTCGTCGCCGGCGTGGGGACGGGCGGGACGATCATGGGGGTGGGCCGCTACCTGCGCGAGCGGTCGCCGCGGATCAAGGTGCATCCGGTGGAGCCGGCCAACTCCCCCACGCTCACCACCGGCCACAAGGTCGGGAAGCATCGCATCCAGGGGATCAGCGACGAGTTCATCCCGCCCATCGTGCACCTCGAGCAGCTCGACCGGGTGATCGCGATCGACGACGGCGACGCGATCCTCATGGCGCAGAAGCTCGCGAGCGAGCTCGGGCTCGGCGTCGGCATCTCGAGCGGCGCGAACTTCCTCGCCGCGCTCGAGGCGCAGGACGAGCTGGGGCACGACGCGGTGGTGGTGACGATCTTCTGCGACTCGAACAAGAAGTACCTGAGCACCGACCTGCTGCGCCCCGAGCCGGTGAAGCCGGGCTTCCGTTCCCCGCACATCACGCTCCAGAGCGTGCGGTCGCTCAACCGCGTCTGCGACGTCTGCTACGACCCGCGGGACCCGGGCTCCATTCCCGCAGGGGTGTTCCAGCTGGCGCAGCGGATCGAGCGGCGGTCGGCGATCGACCGCCGCTCCTGA
- a CDS encoding endonuclease/exonuclease/phosphatase family protein, with product MRFRALLLVLVVGLTSAGASCERPLRIVSYNIRHGRGVDDSVDLARTARVLRDLAPDIVGLQEVDRTVRRSGSVDEAAALGGMLGMQHAFGAFMPYQGGEYGLAILSRFPITRATPVRLPDGNEPRVALAAELRLPDGRAVMVINVHFDWVSNDSFRLRQATALTTVLDTLRMPYVLLGDFNDEPGSRTLALFEARATQLRKPASDHFTFSSTEPVKEIDFVFVAPARAWGAGSARPVTERMASDHRPVVAEVVLRP from the coding sequence ATGCGATTCCGCGCGCTCCTCCTCGTCCTCGTCGTCGGCCTGACCAGCGCCGGCGCGTCCTGCGAGCGTCCGCTCCGCATCGTGAGCTACAACATCCGCCATGGCCGCGGCGTGGACGACTCGGTGGACCTCGCGCGCACCGCGCGCGTGCTGCGCGACCTCGCGCCCGACATCGTCGGCCTGCAGGAGGTCGATCGCACCGTGCGCCGCAGCGGCAGCGTGGACGAGGCCGCCGCGCTCGGCGGGATGCTCGGGATGCAGCATGCGTTCGGCGCGTTCATGCCGTACCAGGGCGGCGAGTATGGGCTCGCGATCCTCTCGCGCTTCCCCATCACGCGTGCCACGCCGGTGCGCCTCCCCGACGGCAACGAGCCGCGCGTCGCGCTCGCCGCCGAGCTGCGCCTCCCGGATGGTCGCGCAGTGATGGTCATCAACGTGCACTTCGATTGGGTGAGCAACGACAGCTTCCGCCTCCGGCAGGCGACCGCGCTCACGACGGTGCTCGACACGCTGCGGATGCCGTACGTGCTATTGGGCGACTTCAATGATGAGCCCGGCTCGCGGACACTCGCGCTCTTCGAGGCGCGGGCGACGCAGCTGCGGAAGCCGGCGAGCGATCACTTCACCTTCTCGTCCACGGAGCCGGTGAAGGAGATCGACTTCGTGTTCGTGGCGCCGGCGCGGGCGTGGGGTGCGGGCAGCGCGCGTCCGGTGACGGAGCGCATGGCGTCGGACCACCGGCCGGTGGTGGCGGAGGTCGTGCTACGGCCGTGA
- a CDS encoding aminotransferase class V-fold PLP-dependent enzyme has product MPRPAAIDLADLDLPPAEMQAMGEAVVRRAVAHLAALGEMPSRGNVDAVDLCRAMREPVPEQGRALEPLLDQLFDEWIPRSFTTPGPGYLAYIPGGGIYPAALADFIADTTNRYTGIWQAAPALVQLEANVLEWLREWMQFPATTRGLFTTGGSMAMFNAIACARERHLGHDIRAGTLYVSSQAHHCIVKAAKLAGIAHDRVRTIDVDADYRMRIDLLQAAIAADRAAGLTPFMVFSSAGTTNTGAVDPIDAVADLAAREGLWHHVDGAYGAFFHMVPELRPLLAGLPRADSLTLDPHKGLFLPYGTGALLVRDGEALRALHSSTAGYLPPNQDEFYDPAQYGPELSRGFPGLRVWLTLKLFGAEKYRAAVAEKRALAVWAAGQVAAIPGIVIDAAPQLSLFAFHMEGPGLETRAAQDAATKALMERVTQRGRIMMTGATAEGRFVGRICVLSFRTRRAEMELAVQQLREEAAAILAGARAAS; this is encoded by the coding sequence ATGCCCCGCCCCGCCGCCATCGATCTCGCCGACCTGGACCTCCCGCCCGCCGAGATGCAGGCGATGGGCGAGGCCGTGGTGCGGCGCGCCGTGGCGCATCTCGCCGCCCTCGGCGAGATGCCGAGCCGCGGGAACGTCGACGCCGTCGATCTCTGCCGGGCGATGCGCGAGCCGGTGCCCGAACAGGGACGCGCGCTCGAACCCCTGCTCGACCAGCTCTTCGACGAGTGGATCCCGCGCTCGTTCACGACGCCGGGCCCCGGGTACCTCGCGTACATCCCCGGCGGCGGCATCTATCCCGCCGCGCTCGCCGACTTCATCGCCGACACGACCAACCGCTACACCGGCATCTGGCAGGCCGCGCCGGCGCTCGTGCAGCTCGAGGCGAACGTCCTCGAGTGGCTGCGCGAGTGGATGCAGTTCCCGGCGACCACGCGTGGTCTGTTCACCACCGGCGGCTCGATGGCGATGTTCAACGCCATCGCCTGCGCGCGCGAGCGGCACCTCGGCCACGACATCCGCGCCGGCACGCTCTACGTGAGCTCGCAGGCGCATCACTGCATCGTGAAGGCCGCCAAGCTCGCCGGCATCGCGCACGATCGCGTGCGCACCATCGACGTCGATGCCGACTACCGGATGCGCATCGACCTCCTGCAGGCGGCGATCGCCGCGGATCGTGCGGCGGGGCTCACGCCGTTCATGGTGTTCTCCTCCGCCGGCACGACCAACACCGGCGCGGTGGACCCGATCGACGCGGTCGCCGACCTCGCGGCGCGCGAAGGACTCTGGCATCACGTGGACGGCGCGTACGGCGCCTTCTTCCATATGGTACCGGAGCTGCGGCCGCTCCTCGCGGGCCTCCCGCGCGCCGACTCGCTCACGCTCGACCCGCACAAGGGACTCTTCCTTCCGTACGGCACGGGTGCGCTGCTCGTGCGCGACGGCGAGGCGCTCCGCGCGCTGCACTCGTCCACCGCGGGCTATCTCCCGCCCAATCAGGACGAGTTCTACGATCCGGCGCAGTACGGGCCGGAACTCTCGCGCGGCTTCCCCGGCCTCCGCGTCTGGCTCACGCTCAAGCTCTTCGGCGCGGAGAAGTACCGCGCCGCGGTCGCCGAGAAGCGCGCGCTCGCGGTGTGGGCGGCCGGGCAGGTCGCGGCGATCCCGGGGATCGTGATCGACGCCGCGCCCCAGCTCTCGCTCTTCGCCTTCCATATGGAAGGGCCGGGGCTCGAGACGCGCGCCGCGCAGGATGCGGCGACGAAGGCGCTCATGGAGCGCGTCACGCAGCGCGGACGCATCATGATGACCGGCGCGACCGCCGAAGGCCGCTTCGTTGGCCGCATCTGCGTGCTCAGCTTCCGCACGCGGCGCGCGGAGATGGAGCTCGCGGTCCAGCAACTGCGCGAAGAGGCCGCGGCGATCCTCGCCGGCGCGCGCGCCGCGAGCTGA
- a CDS encoding MFS transporter gives MAEFDATTVRHDPYAALRYPNFARYIIVLFSLTLGIQIQGTVVGWQVYDLTRDPFALGMIGLAEALPAIGLALWGGHVADRHDRRRVSLIALWVLVACSVALWLLAGVRPLGAEMLTPARLTAIYGVIVLSGVARAFLQPARQALSAELVPRTLFANAITWRSGSWQLASVIGPALGGLLFAAGGLRLAYGVDAVLVLVATLLLFSMPHRTPLREASGEGMLRSITGGVRFVFREPVLLGALTLDLFSVFFGGAVALLPIFAAEILKVGPTGLGVLRAAPAIGAVATSIVLARRKDWAHTGHVLLWSVFGFGACMVLFGLSTSFYLSVALLIASGVFDMVSVVIRSTLLQARTPEALLGRVSSVNQIFIGSSNEIGMFESGVTARWWGTAPSVVIGGVATLGVVGAIAWFVPTLRRLGRLHPEERAGV, from the coding sequence ATGGCCGAGTTCGACGCCACCACCGTCCGGCACGACCCGTACGCCGCGCTGCGCTATCCCAACTTCGCGCGCTACATCATCGTGCTCTTCTCGCTCACCCTCGGCATCCAGATCCAGGGCACCGTCGTCGGCTGGCAGGTCTATGATCTCACCAGGGACCCGTTCGCGCTGGGGATGATCGGGCTCGCCGAAGCATTGCCGGCGATCGGGCTCGCGCTGTGGGGCGGGCATGTGGCCGACCGCCACGACCGCCGCCGCGTCTCGCTCATCGCGCTCTGGGTGCTCGTCGCGTGCAGCGTTGCGCTCTGGCTCCTCGCCGGCGTGCGTCCGCTCGGCGCCGAGATGCTCACGCCGGCGCGCCTCACGGCGATCTACGGCGTGATCGTGCTGAGCGGCGTGGCGCGCGCCTTCCTCCAGCCGGCGCGTCAGGCGCTCTCGGCGGAGCTCGTGCCGCGCACGCTCTTCGCGAACGCGATAACCTGGCGGAGCGGCAGTTGGCAGCTCGCGTCGGTGATCGGGCCGGCGCTGGGCGGGCTGCTCTTCGCGGCCGGCGGTCTGCGGCTCGCGTACGGCGTCGATGCCGTGCTGGTGCTCGTCGCGACGCTCCTGCTGTTCTCGATGCCGCATCGCACCCCGCTGAGAGAGGCGTCGGGCGAGGGGATGCTGCGCTCGATCACCGGCGGCGTGCGCTTCGTCTTCCGCGAACCGGTGCTCCTCGGCGCGCTCACGCTCGATCTCTTCTCCGTCTTCTTCGGCGGGGCGGTGGCGCTGCTGCCCATCTTCGCCGCCGAGATCCTCAAGGTCGGCCCCACCGGGCTCGGCGTGCTGCGTGCCGCGCCGGCCATCGGCGCGGTGGCGACGAGCATCGTGCTCGCGCGCCGGAAGGACTGGGCGCACACGGGACACGTCCTGCTCTGGAGCGTCTTCGGCTTCGGCGCGTGCATGGTGCTCTTCGGGCTCTCGACGAGCTTCTACCTCTCGGTCGCGCTGCTCATCGCGAGCGGCGTGTTCGACATGGTGAGCGTGGTGATCCGGAGCACGCTGCTGCAGGCCCGCACACCGGAGGCTTTGCTGGGACGGGTGAGCTCGGTCAACCAGATCTTCATCGGCTCGTCCAACGAGATCGGGATGTTCGAGAGCGGCGTCACCGCGCGGTGGTGGGGGACCGCGCCGAGCGTGGTGATCGGCGGCGTGGCGACGCTCGGCGTGGTGGGGGCCATCGCCTGGTTCGTGCCGACCCTGCGCCGGCTGGGACGGCTCCATCCGGAGGAGCGGGCCGGCGTCTGA
- a CDS encoding MATE family efflux transporter, with product MATASPPKGKPFDRSIVEGPILQAVWKIAWPTVLQNVIGGLQGIVDHAMVGHYVGFNGNAAVGVAFQIFLVVIVFVMSIYTGMGVLVSRYAGAGDAASVNRTVYQAFLASIALAFFVMAPVGWVLSPVLLDLVNAAPAVQAEALPYLRTMFVGGVGMMMMFLLGGALRATGDARTGLQLGIGMTVLNVIFNIIFIRGLGPIPPMGVMGAALGTVLAGLIVTLYGFTRLLSGHLTIHWEKGMDWSWDWTIIKQLFRFGLPAGIQGIAMNVAGVLLLRFLGSLENSAEAQAAYAVGYSELFSFITWSSVGLMGAAAAVAGQNLGAGKPERVERTVQLASRLGLAIAVTIGLLFLTIPKLLLGIFGMDDPVVLALGTELLRWLSLSGLFITTALTYTGGLTGTGDTKGPLYITLVSQIAVPLGFLSILQMAGPLEPWNIWMAILAGHAMRATLTVRRFRGGKWRDIRIEPAAAALT from the coding sequence ATGGCCACCGCGTCCCCCCCGAAGGGCAAGCCCTTCGACCGTTCGATCGTCGAAGGACCGATCCTCCAGGCCGTCTGGAAGATCGCGTGGCCCACCGTGCTGCAGAACGTCATCGGCGGACTGCAAGGCATCGTCGACCACGCGATGGTCGGGCACTACGTCGGCTTCAACGGCAACGCGGCCGTCGGGGTCGCGTTCCAGATCTTCCTGGTCGTGATCGTGTTCGTCATGTCGATCTACACCGGGATGGGCGTGCTCGTCTCGCGCTACGCCGGCGCCGGTGACGCCGCGTCGGTGAATCGCACGGTGTATCAGGCGTTCCTCGCCTCCATCGCGCTCGCGTTCTTCGTGATGGCGCCGGTGGGGTGGGTGCTCTCGCCCGTCCTCCTCGATCTCGTGAACGCCGCGCCCGCGGTGCAGGCCGAAGCGCTGCCCTACCTCCGCACGATGTTCGTCGGCGGCGTGGGCATGATGATGATGTTCCTGCTGGGCGGCGCGCTCCGCGCGACGGGAGATGCGCGCACCGGCCTGCAGCTCGGCATCGGGATGACGGTGTTGAACGTGATCTTCAACATCATCTTCATCCGCGGCCTCGGCCCCATCCCGCCGATGGGCGTGATGGGCGCCGCGCTGGGCACCGTGCTCGCCGGGCTCATCGTCACGCTCTACGGCTTCACGCGCCTCCTCTCCGGTCACCTCACCATCCATTGGGAGAAGGGGATGGACTGGTCGTGGGACTGGACGATCATCAAGCAGCTCTTCCGGTTCGGGTTGCCCGCCGGGATCCAGGGCATCGCGATGAACGTCGCCGGCGTGCTGCTGCTCCGCTTCCTCGGCTCGCTCGAGAACAGCGCCGAGGCGCAGGCGGCGTACGCGGTGGGATACTCGGAGCTCTTCTCGTTCATCACCTGGTCGAGCGTGGGGTTGATGGGCGCGGCGGCGGCGGTGGCGGGGCAGAACCTCGGCGCTGGGAAGCCCGAGCGCGTGGAGCGCACCGTGCAGCTCGCGTCGCGGCTCGGGCTCGCGATCGCCGTGACGATCGGGCTGTTGTTCCTCACGATCCCCAAGCTGCTCCTCGGCATCTTCGGGATGGATGATCCGGTGGTGCTCGCGCTCGGGACCGAGCTGTTGCGCTGGCTGAGCCTCTCGGGGTTGTTCATCACGACGGCGCTGACGTACACCGGCGGGCTCACCGGCACCGGCGACACGAAGGGGCCGCTCTACATCACGCTGGTGTCGCAGATCGCCGTGCCGCTCGGCTTCCTGTCGATCCTGCAGATGGCGGGCCCGCTGGAGCCGTGGAACATCTGGATGGCGATCCTCGCGGGGCACGCGATGCGGGCGACGCTGACGGTGCGGCGGTTCCGGGGCGGGAAGTGGCGGGACATCCGGATCGAGCCGGCGGCCGCCGCGCTGACGTAG
- a CDS encoding molybdopterin-dependent oxidoreductase, with product MAPTRHHRTCTLCEAMCGLVITTDGERVTDIRGDADDPLSKGHICPKAVALQDVHTDPDRLRHPMRRIGERWERIGWDEALALAVDGLRRVQRTHGRDAVAAYVGNPTVHSLGAMLTIPDLLRALGTKNRYSATSVDQLPAHVAAMQMFGHALLIPVPDLDRTDHLLMFGANPAASNGSLMTAPGVMERIAAIRARGGRVVVIDPRRSETAAAATAHHFITPGTDALLLLALLHVVFAEGVGVPGRLAAMTDGLDAVRALAERFPPERVAGATGIAADTIRTIAREFAATPRAVAYGRVGVSMQEFGGLATWLITVLNLACGRIDAEGGAMFTKPAVDLMHADQRSSRPRFGRWKSRVRGLPEFAGELPVAALAEEIETAGPGQVRALLTHAGNPVLSTPNGGRLDRALAGLEFFVAIDCYLNETTRHAHLILPPTSPLEREHYDLVFHTLAVRDTAKWSPAVFPRPRDARHDWEIANALTGALRGTARARLRSAAIARLGPSFLVDHFIRRGPYGSGWNPLGGGLTLAKVRAQASGLDLGALKPALPARLRTADRRIQAAPAMYLADVARLEARWLATPVAPARSGPLALIGRRALRSCNSWMHNYDRLVRGKDRCTLLMHPADAEARGLAAGTRVRISSRVGAVEAAVELTDDIMPGVVSLPHGWGHGRAGATLTVAAQHPGVSINDLTDDLRIDELTGNAAFSGEPVMVTHASRA from the coding sequence ATGGCGCCCACCCGTCACCACCGCACCTGCACCCTCTGCGAGGCGATGTGCGGCCTCGTCATCACCACCGATGGCGAGCGCGTCACCGACATCCGCGGTGACGCCGACGATCCGCTGAGCAAGGGGCACATCTGCCCCAAGGCCGTCGCCCTGCAGGACGTGCACACCGATCCCGATCGCCTGCGACACCCCATGCGGCGCATCGGCGAACGCTGGGAGCGCATCGGGTGGGACGAGGCGCTCGCGCTCGCGGTGGACGGCCTCCGGCGTGTGCAGCGCACCCATGGTCGCGACGCGGTCGCCGCCTACGTCGGCAACCCGACCGTGCATTCGCTCGGCGCGATGCTCACCATCCCCGACCTCCTGCGCGCGCTCGGCACGAAGAACCGCTACTCGGCCACCTCCGTGGACCAGCTCCCCGCGCATGTCGCGGCGATGCAGATGTTCGGGCACGCGCTGCTCATCCCCGTCCCCGACCTCGACCGCACCGATCACCTCCTCATGTTCGGCGCGAACCCCGCGGCGTCGAATGGCAGCCTGATGACCGCGCCCGGCGTGATGGAGCGCATCGCGGCGATCCGCGCGCGCGGCGGACGCGTGGTGGTGATCGATCCGCGCCGCAGCGAGACCGCCGCGGCGGCGACCGCGCACCACTTCATCACGCCCGGCACCGACGCGCTGCTCCTCCTCGCGCTGCTGCATGTGGTGTTCGCCGAGGGTGTCGGCGTGCCCGGGCGCCTCGCCGCGATGACCGATGGGCTCGATGCCGTGCGCGCGCTCGCCGAGCGCTTCCCGCCCGAGCGCGTCGCCGGGGCGACGGGCATCGCCGCCGACACCATCCGCACGATCGCGCGCGAGTTCGCCGCGACACCGCGTGCCGTCGCCTACGGTCGCGTCGGCGTCTCGATGCAGGAGTTCGGGGGGCTCGCGACCTGGCTCATCACCGTGCTCAACCTCGCCTGCGGCCGCATCGACGCCGAGGGGGGCGCGATGTTCACCAAGCCGGCGGTGGACCTGATGCATGCCGACCAGCGCTCGTCGCGGCCGCGCTTCGGGCGCTGGAAGAGCCGCGTGCGCGGCCTCCCCGAGTTCGCCGGCGAGCTGCCGGTCGCCGCGCTCGCCGAGGAGATCGAGACCGCGGGGCCGGGGCAGGTGCGCGCGTTGCTCACGCACGCGGGCAATCCGGTCCTCTCCACACCCAACGGCGGGCGGCTCGACCGCGCACTCGCCGGGCTGGAGTTCTTCGTCGCGATCGACTGCTACCTGAACGAGACGACGCGTCACGCGCATCTCATCCTCCCGCCCACCTCGCCGCTCGAGCGCGAGCACTACGACCTCGTCTTCCATACGCTCGCGGTGCGCGACACGGCCAAGTGGTCGCCCGCGGTCTTCCCGCGCCCGCGCGACGCGCGGCACGACTGGGAGATCGCGAACGCGCTCACCGGCGCGCTGCGCGGGACGGCGCGCGCGCGGCTCCGGTCGGCAGCGATCGCGCGGCTCGGGCCATCGTTCCTGGTGGACCACTTCATCCGGCGCGGGCCATACGGATCGGGGTGGAATCCGCTCGGCGGCGGGCTCACCCTCGCGAAGGTGCGCGCACAGGCGAGCGGACTCGATCTCGGCGCGCTCAAGCCGGCGCTCCCGGCGCGGCTGCGTACGGCGGACCGACGCATCCAGGCCGCGCCCGCGATGTATCTCGCCGATGTCGCACGGCTCGAGGCGCGGTGGCTCGCCACGCCCGTCGCCCCGGCGCGCAGTGGACCGCTCGCCCTCATCGGGCGACGCGCGCTCCGCAGCTGCAACTCCTGGATGCACAACTACGACCGGCTCGTCCGCGGCAAGGACCGCTGCACGCTGCTCATGCATCCGGCGGACGCCGAGGCGCGCGGCCTCGCGGCCGGCACGCGCGTGCGCATCAGCTCGCGCGTAGGGGCGGTGGAGGCGGCGGTCGAGCTCACCGACGACATCATGCCCGGCGTGGTGAGCCTGCCGCATGGGTGGGGGCATGGTCGTGCCGGCGCGACGCTCACCGTCGCGGCACAGCATCCCGGGGTGAGCATCAACGACCTCACGGACGACCTGCGGATCGACGAACTCACCGGGAACGCGGCGTTCAGTGGGGAGCCGGTGATGGTGACCCACGCGTCGCGCGCGTGA